Proteins found in one Longimicrobium sp. genomic segment:
- a CDS encoding plastocyanin/azurin family copper-binding protein produces MNRFVRAATPALFVLALVLPACSGGGGGGGGGGITPPPPPPPPPPGNSVTVHLTAGLRFSPATVNIAPGTTVRWINDAALGHTVTPDNAAQPGAWTSQALTTQNQVFDHTFNTPGTYNYHCEPHRLDGMTGVVVVQ; encoded by the coding sequence ATGAACCGCTTCGTCCGCGCCGCGACTCCCGCGCTGTTCGTGCTGGCGCTGGTGCTCCCCGCGTGCTCCGGCGGAGGCGGGGGCGGGGGCGGCGGCGGCATCACCCCGCCCCCGCCGCCTCCGCCCCCGCCGCCGGGGAACTCGGTCACCGTGCACCTCACGGCGGGCCTGCGCTTCTCGCCCGCCACCGTCAACATCGCGCCGGGCACCACCGTGCGCTGGATCAACGACGCGGCCCTCGGGCACACCGTAACCCCCGACAACGCCGCGCAGCCGGGGGCGTGGACCAGCCAGGCCCTGACCACCCAGAACCAGGTGTTCGACCACACCTTCAACACGCCCGGCACCTACAACTACCACTGCGAGCCGCACCGGCTCGACGGCATGACGGGCGTCGTCGTCGTGCAGTAG
- a CDS encoding IS630 family transposase, which yields MQRWRIAWKVGRLHLVSPDPEYASKLAAIAAARARAAADPQRVKVVYVDETTFYRRPERGCNWYGRGGGGTAQPTVQQAPGSNTKRRIIGALDITDGQVCSMTRSVIGVRALVSFLHQLRRHYGPDVEIVVIWDNWPNHYHRDVLLAAAEARITLLNTPTYAPWTNPIEKLWDKLKDEVLRLHRFSDAWATLRGRVDQFLAELQRPNAGLLRHVGLLPG from the coding sequence ATGCAGCGCTGGCGCATCGCCTGGAAGGTAGGACGGCTGCACCTGGTCAGCCCCGATCCGGAGTACGCGTCGAAGCTCGCGGCGATTGCAGCCGCACGGGCTCGGGCCGCCGCCGATCCTCAGCGGGTGAAGGTCGTCTATGTTGACGAGACGACCTTCTACCGTCGTCCGGAGCGGGGCTGCAACTGGTATGGACGCGGCGGTGGCGGAACCGCTCAGCCGACGGTGCAGCAGGCGCCCGGCTCGAATACGAAGCGGCGCATCATCGGAGCGCTCGACATCACCGACGGGCAGGTCTGCTCGATGACCCGGAGTGTGATCGGGGTGCGGGCACTCGTCTCGTTTCTCCATCAGCTGCGCAGGCACTACGGGCCGGACGTGGAGATCGTCGTGATCTGGGACAACTGGCCGAACCACTACCATCGAGACGTGCTGCTGGCAGCCGCCGAGGCGAGGATCACGCTCCTGAACACCCCAACGTACGCGCCGTGGACCAACCCGATCGAGAAGCTCTGGGACAAGCTCAAGGACGAAGTGCTTCGACTGCATCGGTTCTCCGACGCTTGGGCCACGCTGCGCGGCCGGGTAGACCAGTTTCTGGCGGAACTGCAGAGACCCAATGCCGGGTTGCTGCGGCACGTTGGCTTATTACCGGGTTAG
- a CDS encoding SMC family ATPase — translation MRLLSLRLRNFRQHADSFIEFRPGLTGIIGPNGAGKSTILEGIAWAIYGAQAARGTNETIRFSRAAPRTRVEVELRFALGGHEYRVSRTLSSAEVWLDGGPTPVAATLGGATNYLQHAIGMTREEFFNTYFTGQKELQFLAAMGPSERGRFLSQVLGYERLRRAQDLLRERRKEIRAEIKGLQAALGDLDELVAARLEAQQRMGAAVDELKAAELETEEAASELKAVLPKWERAQAARERHRELTHTIEAAEAEREAARRDLERAAAALAAIAGAEGELAPLRAELEALPALSAECERLSDLARKDERRKALAAQLAELEQELERGRERMERIGDAPGLEKKFAEELDRLRGERAEAAGDLEAKNTAWLTDRQDAFTKLQGYRDRGRELKEQIKNIRELGPEGKCPTCGRPVGKDYARLLEQLEDQFQDVKQDGVWWKSRYEQVEHKPAELLELEKRERTLTAQIDDRTQKLTRCQAAVQELESLTAEHAARERRRGELAAELAAIPAGYDRGAHRQAERELARLRTVEKQAARLEESVARRPSWEKEQAEASAREASAAKRHGEAAAEREALGFTEAEFVAVRAEHEAAVERHRRCELRAKEMQGAVRTAEHVLQSAQRAEAQYHERAKEIAAQEADLKHHEELDLAYTELRGELNDQVRPELSEIASLFLAQLTDGRYTAMEIDESYNIMVLDEGEEKPVISGGEEDVANLVLRLSLSQMIAERAGHPLSLLILDEVFGSLDVARRDNVVQLLHHLEDRFEQVVLITHIEGIREGLDQVLRVEYDERTGTSLVREETLGGPEFFPEAPMAAD, via the coding sequence ATGCGCCTCCTCTCGCTGCGCCTGCGCAACTTCCGCCAGCACGCCGACAGCTTCATCGAGTTCCGCCCGGGGCTCACCGGCATCATCGGCCCCAACGGCGCCGGCAAGTCGACGATCCTGGAGGGGATCGCCTGGGCCATCTACGGCGCCCAGGCCGCGCGGGGGACGAACGAGACCATCCGGTTCAGCCGCGCGGCGCCGCGCACCCGCGTGGAGGTGGAGCTGCGCTTCGCGCTGGGCGGCCACGAGTACCGCGTCTCGCGCACCCTCTCCAGCGCCGAGGTCTGGCTCGACGGCGGCCCCACCCCGGTCGCCGCCACGCTCGGCGGGGCCACGAACTACCTCCAGCATGCCATCGGCATGACGCGGGAGGAGTTCTTCAACACCTACTTCACCGGGCAGAAGGAGCTGCAGTTCCTGGCGGCCATGGGGCCGTCGGAGCGCGGGCGGTTCCTCTCCCAGGTGCTGGGCTACGAGCGGCTCCGGCGCGCGCAGGACCTGCTGCGCGAGCGGCGCAAGGAGATCCGCGCCGAGATCAAGGGGCTGCAGGCCGCGCTCGGCGACCTGGACGAGCTGGTGGCCGCGCGGCTCGAGGCGCAGCAGCGGATGGGCGCCGCCGTCGACGAGCTGAAGGCGGCCGAGCTGGAGACGGAGGAGGCGGCCTCGGAGCTCAAGGCGGTCCTGCCGAAGTGGGAGCGGGCGCAGGCCGCGCGCGAGCGCCACCGCGAGCTCACCCATACCATCGAGGCCGCCGAGGCCGAGCGCGAGGCCGCCCGCCGCGACCTGGAGCGCGCGGCGGCGGCGCTCGCGGCGATCGCCGGCGCCGAGGGCGAGCTGGCGCCGCTCCGGGCCGAGCTGGAGGCGCTGCCGGCGCTCTCGGCCGAGTGCGAGCGGCTCTCCGACCTGGCCCGCAAGGACGAGCGGCGCAAGGCGCTGGCCGCGCAGCTCGCGGAGCTGGAGCAGGAGCTGGAGCGCGGGCGTGAGCGGATGGAGCGGATCGGCGACGCGCCCGGGCTGGAGAAGAAGTTCGCCGAGGAGCTGGACCGGCTGCGCGGAGAACGGGCCGAGGCGGCCGGCGACCTGGAGGCCAAGAACACCGCCTGGCTCACCGACCGGCAGGACGCCTTCACCAAGCTGCAGGGGTACCGCGACCGCGGCCGCGAGCTGAAGGAGCAGATCAAGAACATCCGCGAGCTGGGCCCCGAGGGGAAGTGCCCCACCTGCGGGCGCCCCGTGGGCAAGGACTACGCGCGCCTCCTGGAGCAGCTGGAGGACCAGTTCCAGGACGTCAAGCAGGACGGCGTCTGGTGGAAGAGCCGCTACGAGCAGGTCGAGCACAAGCCCGCCGAGCTGCTGGAGCTGGAGAAGCGCGAGCGGACGCTCACGGCGCAGATCGACGACCGCACCCAGAAGCTCACCCGCTGCCAGGCCGCCGTGCAGGAGCTGGAGTCGCTCACCGCCGAGCACGCCGCCCGCGAGCGGCGCCGCGGCGAGCTGGCCGCCGAGCTGGCGGCGATCCCCGCCGGCTACGACCGAGGGGCGCACCGCCAGGCCGAGCGCGAGCTGGCCCGCCTGCGCACCGTGGAGAAGCAGGCCGCGCGGCTGGAGGAGAGCGTGGCCCGCCGGCCGAGCTGGGAGAAGGAGCAGGCGGAGGCGTCGGCGCGCGAGGCGTCGGCCGCGAAGCGCCACGGGGAGGCGGCCGCCGAGCGCGAGGCGCTGGGCTTCACCGAGGCCGAGTTCGTGGCCGTGCGCGCCGAGCACGAGGCCGCCGTGGAGCGCCACCGCCGCTGCGAGTTGCGCGCGAAGGAGATGCAGGGCGCCGTGCGCACCGCCGAGCACGTGCTGCAGTCCGCCCAGCGCGCCGAGGCGCAGTACCACGAGCGGGCCAAGGAGATCGCCGCGCAGGAGGCCGACCTCAAGCACCACGAGGAGCTGGACCTGGCCTACACGGAGCTGCGCGGCGAGCTGAACGACCAGGTGCGCCCGGAGCTCTCCGAGATCGCCTCGCTCTTCCTGGCCCAGCTCACCGACGGGCGCTACACGGCCATGGAGATCGACGAGTCGTACAACATCATGGTGCTGGACGAGGGCGAGGAGAAGCCGGTGATCTCGGGCGGCGAGGAAGACGTGGCCAACCTGGTGCTGCGCCTGTCGCTGTCGCAGATGATCGCCGAGCGCGCCGGGCACCCGCTCTCGCTGCTGATCCTGGACGAGGTGTTCGGCTCGCTCGACGTGGCCCGCCGCGACAACGTGGTGCAGCTCCTCCACCACCTGGAGGACCGCTTCGAGCAGGTGGTGCTGATCACGCACATCGAGGGGATCCGGGAGGGGCTGGACCAGGTGCTGCGCGTGGAGTACGACGAGCGCACCGGCACCTCCCTCGTGCGCGAGGAGACGTTGGGCGGCCCCGAGTTCTTCCCCGAGGCCCCGATGGCGGCGGACTGA
- a CDS encoding exonuclease SbcCD subunit D, with protein MRIAHLADLHLGYRAYHRATPRGVNVREADVADAFRHAVAQVADLRPDVVLVAGDVFHTVRPSNTAIAEAFRQFCVLTERLPGVPVVMIAGNHDSPRSADTGNILALFREIDGVHVIYEDCRPVKLPKLAASVLCIPHCTLAVEHETRMDPDPAAKHNLLMLHGTVRGAEADEKLRITTEFGGAEVENTAIGPERWDYVALGHYHVATDLAPNMWYPGGLERTSANIWFEKGPKGFLLYDTEARAADFHPVPTREIVDLPKVEAAGLSPAEVDEAIGARVESIEDGVRGKMVRLVVYDVPRSVVRELNHKRIREWKAEALHFHLDARPPEVRRRVGSGAPVRRQTLREQVEGYLRHHWKPTVKEIDRERLVTLGVEYIDRTAEGVG; from the coding sequence GTGAGAATCGCCCATCTGGCCGACCTGCACCTGGGCTACCGCGCCTACCACCGCGCCACACCGCGCGGCGTCAACGTGCGCGAGGCCGACGTCGCCGACGCCTTCCGGCACGCCGTGGCCCAGGTCGCCGACCTTAGGCCCGACGTGGTGCTGGTGGCCGGCGACGTCTTCCACACCGTGCGCCCCTCCAACACGGCAATCGCCGAGGCCTTCCGCCAGTTCTGCGTGCTCACCGAGCGGCTGCCGGGCGTCCCCGTGGTGATGATCGCCGGCAACCACGACTCCCCGCGCTCGGCCGACACCGGGAACATCCTCGCCCTCTTCCGCGAGATCGACGGCGTCCACGTGATCTACGAGGACTGCCGCCCGGTGAAGCTGCCGAAGCTCGCGGCCAGCGTGCTCTGCATCCCCCACTGCACCCTGGCCGTCGAGCACGAGACGCGGATGGACCCCGACCCGGCGGCGAAGCACAACCTGCTGATGCTGCACGGCACCGTGCGCGGCGCCGAGGCCGACGAGAAGCTCCGCATCACCACCGAGTTCGGCGGGGCCGAGGTGGAGAACACCGCTATCGGGCCCGAGCGGTGGGACTACGTGGCGCTCGGGCACTACCACGTGGCCACCGACCTGGCGCCCAACATGTGGTACCCGGGCGGGCTGGAGCGCACCTCGGCCAACATCTGGTTCGAGAAGGGCCCCAAGGGCTTCCTCCTCTACGACACCGAGGCGCGCGCGGCCGACTTCCACCCCGTCCCCACCCGCGAGATCGTCGACCTCCCCAAGGTGGAGGCCGCCGGGCTCTCCCCCGCCGAGGTCGACGAGGCGATCGGCGCGCGGGTGGAGTCGATCGAGGACGGGGTGCGCGGGAAGATGGTGCGGCTGGTGGTCTACGACGTCCCCCGCTCGGTGGTGCGCGAGCTGAACCACAAGCGCATCCGCGAGTGGAAGGCCGAGGCGCTGCACTTCCACCTGGACGCCCGCCCGCCCGAGGTGCGCCGCCGCGTGGGCTCGGGCGCCCCCGTGCGCCGGCAGACGCTGCGCGAGCAGGTGGAAGGCTACCTGCGCCACCACTGGAAGCCGACGGTCAAGGAGATCGACCGCGAGCGGCTGGTGACGCTGGGGGTGGAGTACATCGACCGCACCGCCGAGGGGGTGGGCTGA
- a CDS encoding fused MFS/spermidine synthase, translating to MPPSRFRRHAPAVRPLLVGAALGVLAFASGSLVLYEAGGVLRAAGGMVATYAAALAAGLWAGSPGARRDTPPTGRWVFAGVSLGLAGVIATAWTVYQDAARGGLARAVALLFLVGLPVYAIGLLLPALVAWERRDDDEGEAPAAGAGGTVATVLAGAAVGAGAAGIFLLPRFSPGPLLLAVAALLTFPLLFPRPGRGEEGGEEVLHEEETPFGTLRVTEIVYPGKRQPERRLYQNDEIESGELVRTGAPTFAYIVAAERLLADLARPGQAYLFLGGGAYTLPRRVAERDPGARITVVELDPEVTRVAQKFFGLRPELGIASLHGDARMVAGRLPPGAYDRVFLDVYDGAEQVPYHLVTLEALGELGRLLAPGGLLVVNAIGVAAGEGERRFWSTVRTAREAFPSLRLYYHLSRDFPDRQNFLLVASPEPDAALPSAAGSFEWWPEPDWPRLPTAVFRDRLLGADERRAAAPERAPSPVATHLRTESP from the coding sequence TTGCCCCCTAGCCGCTTCCGCCGCCACGCGCCCGCGGTGCGCCCGCTGCTGGTGGGCGCGGCGCTCGGGGTGCTCGCCTTCGCCTCGGGGAGCCTGGTCCTCTACGAGGCGGGCGGGGTGCTGCGCGCCGCCGGGGGGATGGTGGCCACCTACGCCGCCGCCCTGGCCGCGGGGCTCTGGGCCGGCTCGCCCGGCGCCCGCCGCGACACGCCCCCCACCGGCCGCTGGGTCTTCGCCGGGGTGTCGCTGGGGCTGGCGGGCGTCATCGCCACCGCCTGGACCGTGTACCAGGACGCTGCCCGCGGCGGCCTGGCCCGCGCCGTCGCGCTCCTCTTCCTGGTGGGGCTCCCCGTCTACGCCATCGGCCTCCTCCTCCCCGCGCTGGTGGCGTGGGAGCGCCGCGACGACGACGAGGGCGAGGCCCCCGCGGCCGGCGCCGGGGGGACCGTGGCCACCGTCCTCGCCGGGGCGGCCGTGGGCGCGGGCGCGGCGGGGATCTTCCTCCTCCCGCGCTTCAGCCCCGGGCCGCTCCTGCTGGCGGTGGCGGCGCTGCTCACCTTCCCCCTCCTCTTCCCCCGCCCCGGGCGCGGCGAGGAGGGGGGCGAAGAGGTGCTGCACGAGGAGGAGACGCCCTTCGGCACGCTCCGGGTGACGGAGATCGTCTACCCCGGCAAGCGCCAGCCCGAGCGGCGCCTCTACCAGAACGACGAGATCGAGTCGGGCGAGCTGGTGCGCACCGGCGCGCCGACCTTCGCCTACATCGTGGCGGCCGAGCGGCTGCTGGCCGACCTGGCGCGCCCCGGCCAGGCGTACCTCTTCCTGGGCGGCGGCGCCTACACCCTGCCGCGCCGGGTGGCCGAGCGCGACCCCGGCGCCCGGATCACCGTGGTGGAGCTGGACCCCGAGGTCACGCGCGTGGCGCAGAAGTTCTTCGGCCTGCGCCCCGAGCTCGGGATCGCGAGCCTGCACGGCGACGCGCGGATGGTGGCCGGGCGGCTCCCCCCGGGCGCGTACGACCGCGTCTTCCTGGACGTGTACGACGGCGCCGAGCAGGTCCCCTACCACCTGGTGACGCTGGAGGCGCTGGGCGAGCTGGGGCGGCTGCTGGCGCCGGGCGGGCTGCTGGTGGTCAACGCGATCGGCGTGGCGGCGGGCGAGGGGGAGCGGCGCTTCTGGTCCACGGTGCGCACCGCGCGCGAGGCGTTTCCCTCGCTGCGGCTCTACTACCACCTGAGCCGCGACTTCCCCGACCGGCAGAACTTCCTGCTGGTGGCCTCGCCCGAACCCGACGCGGCGCTGCCGAGCGCGGCGGGGAGCTTCGAGTGGTGGCCCGAGCCCGACTGGCCGCGCCTTCCCACCGCCGTCTTCCGCGACCGCCTCCTCGGTGCCGACGAGCGCCGCGCCGCCGCCCCCGAGCGCGCCCCGTCGCCCGTCGCCACGCACCTGCGGACGGAGTCTCCGTGA
- a CDS encoding flavin reductase family protein, which translates to MIDTSEFRRVMGHFATGVAVVTTLRPDGTPCGLTASAVCSVSLEPTMILVCVDRGADTHGCIEERGIFAVSVLEEGKGETLARRFADVDADDKFRGVAFHEERTGAPVLDDALAWLDCRVAERCPGGDHTVFLGEVLAADNVEGTPLLYYRGGYGRFAP; encoded by the coding sequence ATGATCGACACCAGCGAGTTCCGCCGCGTGATGGGCCACTTCGCCACGGGGGTGGCGGTGGTCACCACGCTGCGGCCCGACGGCACGCCGTGCGGCCTCACCGCCAGCGCCGTCTGCTCGGTGTCGCTGGAGCCCACCATGATCCTGGTGTGCGTCGACCGCGGCGCCGACACGCACGGCTGCATCGAGGAGCGCGGGATCTTCGCCGTGAGCGTGCTGGAGGAGGGGAAGGGCGAGACGCTGGCGCGGCGCTTCGCCGACGTGGACGCCGACGACAAGTTCCGCGGCGTGGCGTTCCACGAGGAGCGCACCGGCGCCCCCGTGCTGGACGACGCGCTGGCCTGGCTGGACTGCCGGGTGGCCGAGCGCTGCCCCGGCGGCGACCACACCGTGTTCCTGGGCGAGGTGCTGGCCGCCGACAACGTGGAGGGCACGCCCCTCCTGTACTACCGGGGAGGGTACGGCCGCTTTGCCCCCTAG
- a CDS encoding Panacea domain-containing protein — protein sequence MRTRFREERTTQAAAKLLRLRGGKMSHLKLIKLLYLLDREALLRWGRPVTFDWYYSMPHGPVLSYTLDLINGERAPGEPSYWGEYIAEKSHHEVGLRAGRECPNDQLSPAEEQLIEEVFARYGRMSRWQLRDFSHTLPEWTDPRGSSVRIEHRDILRAGGTSEEDIAHIEAELEESALADSAFG from the coding sequence ATGCGTACACGCTTCCGCGAGGAAAGGACGACGCAGGCCGCCGCGAAGCTCCTGCGGCTGCGCGGAGGGAAGATGAGCCACCTCAAGCTCATCAAGCTACTCTACCTGCTCGACCGCGAGGCGCTGCTGCGGTGGGGGCGGCCGGTCACGTTCGACTGGTACTACTCGATGCCGCACGGCCCGGTGCTCAGCTACACGCTGGACCTGATCAACGGGGAGCGCGCGCCCGGCGAGCCGTCGTACTGGGGCGAGTACATCGCGGAGAAGTCGCACCACGAAGTCGGGCTCCGCGCCGGCAGGGAGTGCCCGAACGACCAGCTCTCACCCGCCGAGGAGCAGCTGATCGAGGAGGTCTTCGCGAGGTACGGCCGGATGAGCCGCTGGCAGCTGCGCGACTTCTCGCACACGCTCCCCGAGTGGACCGATCCGCGGGGCTCGTCGGTGCGGATCGAGCACCGCGACATCCTGCGCGCTGGCGGGACGAGCGAGGAGGACATCGCCCACATCGAAGCCGAGCTCGAAGAATCGGCGCTGGCCGACTCCGCCTTCGGATAA
- a CDS encoding 5-formyltetrahydrofolate cyclo-ligase has protein sequence MTKDELRERTRRRLSGIPPAVRAAAERAIAERVWTVPEVAGARCLLLFAHLPEEVSTDPIAEEALRRGIALAYPRTLPQGRVMTLHRVRGLDELTPGRYGIREPDRGRCPEVTLEEIDAALVPGLAWDRRGGRLGRGAGYFDRLFGDPGWWGFRCGIFFSFQEAISIPTDPWDVPLQAVVTEREVWRASS, from the coding sequence ATGACCAAGGACGAGCTGCGCGAACGCACGCGCCGGCGCCTGAGCGGCATCCCCCCGGCGGTCCGCGCCGCCGCGGAGCGCGCCATCGCCGAGCGCGTGTGGACGGTCCCCGAGGTGGCGGGCGCCCGCTGCCTCCTCCTCTTCGCCCACCTCCCCGAAGAGGTGTCGACCGACCCGATCGCCGAGGAGGCGCTCCGCCGCGGGATCGCGCTGGCCTACCCCCGCACGCTCCCCCAGGGCCGGGTGATGACGCTGCACCGCGTCCGCGGCCTGGACGAGCTGACGCCCGGCCGCTACGGCATCCGCGAGCCCGACCGCGGGCGCTGCCCCGAGGTCACCCTGGAAGAGATCGACGCCGCGCTGGTGCCGGGGCTGGCGTGGGACCGCCGCGGCGGGCGGCTGGGGCGGGGGGCGGGCTACTTCGACCGGCTCTTCGGCGACCCGGGGTGGTGGGGCTTCCGCTGCGGGATCTTCTTCTCCTTCCAGGAGGCGATCTCCATCCCCACCGACCCCTGGGACGTCCCCCTCCAGGCCGTCGTCACCGAGCGCGAGGTGTGGCGGGCGAGTTCTTGA
- a CDS encoding pseudouridine-5'-phosphate glycosidase, giving the protein MIRTSPEVAEALREGRPVVALESTVLAHGLPRPRNLEVGRALEDEVRAGSAVPATVGVVGGEPVVGLSHQDLDWLGTAHGVLKLSTRDLPVPVARRLDGATTVAATMWLAHRAGIAVFATGGIGGVHRGEANDVSADLTELGRTPMLVVCAGAKSILDLPATREALETAGVLVAGYETDELPAFYSRESGIAVDVRVDSPAEAADLWRAHRALEMPGAVLLCVPPPAEAAVPAAEIEGVIREALGEAERRGVRGKDVTPFLLTTVARRTGGRSLEANVALLKNNARVAARVAAALAER; this is encoded by the coding sequence ATGATCCGCACCTCCCCGGAAGTCGCCGAGGCCCTGCGCGAGGGGCGCCCCGTGGTGGCGCTCGAGTCCACCGTGCTCGCGCACGGGCTCCCCCGGCCGCGCAACCTGGAGGTGGGGCGCGCGCTGGAGGACGAGGTGCGCGCCGGGAGCGCCGTCCCCGCCACCGTGGGCGTGGTGGGCGGCGAGCCCGTCGTGGGGCTGTCGCACCAGGACCTGGACTGGCTGGGGACCGCGCACGGCGTGCTCAAGCTCTCCACCCGCGACCTTCCCGTCCCCGTCGCGCGCCGGCTCGACGGGGCCACCACCGTGGCCGCGACCATGTGGCTGGCGCACCGCGCCGGCATCGCCGTCTTCGCCACCGGAGGCATCGGCGGCGTGCACCGCGGCGAGGCGAACGACGTCTCCGCCGACCTCACCGAGCTGGGGCGCACGCCGATGCTGGTGGTGTGCGCGGGCGCCAAGTCGATCCTCGACCTCCCCGCCACCCGCGAGGCGCTGGAGACGGCCGGCGTGCTGGTGGCCGGCTACGAAACGGACGAACTCCCCGCCTTCTACTCGCGCGAGAGCGGGATCGCGGTCGACGTGCGCGTGGACTCCCCCGCCGAGGCCGCCGACCTCTGGCGCGCCCACCGCGCCCTGGAGATGCCCGGCGCCGTCCTCCTCTGCGTCCCCCCGCCCGCGGAGGCGGCGGTCCCCGCGGCCGAGATCGAGGGGGTGATCCGCGAGGCGCTCGGGGAGGCGGAGCGGCGGGGCGTGCGGGGGAAGGACGTCACCCCGTTCCTGCTGACCACCGTGGCGCGGCGGACGGGCGGGCGCTCGCTGGAGGCGAACGTGGCGCTCTTGAAGAACAACGCGCGCGTGGCCGCCCGGGTGGCCGCCGCGCTGGCGGAGCGATGA
- a CDS encoding aminotransferase class I/II-fold pyridoxal phosphate-dependent enzyme, whose amino-acid sequence MDALAPASAAPADPPAAPPLGDMPPEEFRRHAHAAVDWIADYLAEVGRYPVLARVRPGEVAAGLGESPPRTGEDMAAVLGDFERVIVPGVTHWNHPGFFAYFAITGSAPGILGEMLAAALNTNTMLWRTGPAQTELEERSLDWLRQMLGLPPAFRGTIHDTASISTLVAIAAARERAGLGVREEGMTGRHLPRLRVYASEHVHSSIDKACITLGLGTKGLRKIPADAEFRMDAAALERAVEEDRADGIIPLCVVATVGTTSTSSIDPVAAVADLCERHGIWLHVDAAYGGPAAILPEMRWIFDGVERADSLVVNPHKWLFVPVDISALYFREPGVARRAFSLVPEYLRTDEGEAVTNLMDYGPALGKRFRSLKLWFVLRYFGVEGVRARLREHLRLARLLAGWIEAEPEWELAAPVPLGLVVFRHRPEAVGEAEADAHNERILAAVNATGRAFLSHTKLDGRLVLRLAVGNLRTTEEHVREAWELLKEAARSG is encoded by the coding sequence ATGGACGCGCTCGCGCCCGCTTCCGCCGCTCCCGCCGACCCGCCGGCCGCGCCGCCGCTCGGCGACATGCCGCCCGAGGAGTTCCGCCGCCACGCGCACGCGGCTGTCGACTGGATCGCCGACTACCTGGCGGAGGTCGGGCGCTACCCGGTGCTGGCGCGGGTGCGGCCGGGCGAGGTCGCCGCCGGGCTGGGCGAGTCGCCGCCGAGGACGGGCGAGGACATGGCGGCGGTGCTGGGCGACTTCGAGCGGGTGATCGTGCCGGGGGTGACGCACTGGAACCACCCGGGGTTCTTCGCCTACTTCGCCATCACGGGCTCGGCGCCGGGGATCCTGGGCGAGATGCTGGCGGCGGCGCTCAACACCAACACCATGCTCTGGCGCACGGGGCCGGCGCAGACGGAGCTGGAGGAGCGCTCGCTCGACTGGCTGCGGCAGATGCTGGGGCTGCCGCCCGCCTTCCGGGGGACGATCCACGACACGGCCTCGATCTCCACGCTGGTGGCGATCGCGGCGGCGCGCGAGCGGGCGGGGCTGGGGGTGCGCGAGGAGGGGATGACCGGGCGGCACCTGCCGCGGCTGCGCGTCTACGCCAGCGAGCACGTGCACTCGTCCATCGACAAGGCGTGCATCACGCTGGGCCTGGGGACGAAGGGGCTGCGGAAGATCCCGGCCGACGCGGAGTTCCGCATGGACGCCGCCGCCCTGGAGCGCGCCGTCGAGGAGGACCGCGCCGACGGCATCATCCCGCTCTGCGTGGTGGCAACGGTGGGGACGACGTCCACCAGCAGCATCGACCCGGTGGCGGCGGTCGCGGACCTCTGCGAGCGGCACGGGATCTGGCTGCACGTGGACGCGGCGTACGGCGGGCCGGCGGCGATCCTGCCGGAGATGCGCTGGATCTTCGACGGGGTGGAGCGGGCGGACTCGCTGGTGGTCAACCCGCACAAGTGGCTCTTCGTCCCCGTGGACATCTCCGCGCTCTACTTCCGCGAGCCCGGGGTGGCGCGGCGCGCGTTCAGCCTCGTCCCCGAGTACCTGCGCACGGACGAGGGGGAGGCGGTCACCAACCTGATGGACTACGGCCCCGCGCTGGGGAAGCGCTTCCGCTCGCTCAAGCTGTGGTTCGTGCTGCGCTACTTCGGGGTGGAGGGGGTGCGGGCGCGGCTGCGCGAGCACCTGCGGCTGGCGCGCCTGCTGGCGGGGTGGATCGAGGCGGAGCCGGAGTGGGAGCTGGCGGCGCCCGTGCCGCTGGGGCTGGTCGTCTTCCGCCACCGGCCGGAAGCGGTGGGCGAGGCCGAGGCGGACGCACACAACGAGCGCATCCTGGCCGCCGTGAACGCCACCGGCCGCGCCTTCCTCAGCCACACGAAGCTGGACGGCCGCCTGGTCCTGCGCCTGGCCGTCGGCAACCTGCGCACGACGGAGGAGCACGTCCGCGAGGCGTGGGAGCTGCTCAAGGAGGCGGCGCGAAGCGGATGA